A window of Catenulispora sp. MAP5-51 contains these coding sequences:
- a CDS encoding DUF2218 domain-containing protein encodes MIESVANVPTDRPERYLKQLISHLGNTIDAEQSEDGHTGTLIFSHGNCALTAEPGTLRMTARAEDAERLAAVEDVVARHLVRFGEKDALVVQWSAAAEV; translated from the coding sequence ATGATCGAATCCGTCGCGAACGTCCCCACCGACCGCCCCGAGCGCTACCTGAAGCAACTCATCTCCCACCTCGGGAACACGATCGACGCCGAGCAGTCCGAGGACGGCCACACCGGCACCCTCATCTTCAGCCACGGCAACTGCGCCCTGACAGCCGAACCCGGCACCCTGCGCATGACCGCGCGCGCCGAGGACGCCGAGCGCCTCGCGGCGGTGGAGGACGTGGTCGCGCGGCACCTGGTGCGGTTCGGGGAGAAGGACGCGCTGGTTGTGCAGTGGTCGGCGGCGGCGGAGGTGTAG